The sequence TCCATCGCACTGGAGCGGGTGATGGGAATCGAACCCACATGTCCAGCTTGGAAGGCTGGCGCTCTACCATTGAGCTACACCCGCCTAGATATCTCGAATTAACCTCTCAATCCACCCCTACCGATAAATATGACCCACATTGACCGCCACCAAACCATCCTTCCTCATCCATCGTGGTGGAGGGGGTAGGATTCGAACCTACGTAGACATACGTCGGCAGATTTACAGTCTGCTGCCTTTAACCACTCGGCCACCCCTCCGCCTGAACTCTCACACGCCCAAACAAGACAGGGCACTATGGGAATTAACACCCCGATGTCAACTCCCATATCCAGACCCAAGCCCTAACCATCCAACTAATATGCTAAATGGCGGGAAACTGTTTCAAATTATCTGCCTATTGCGCTAAAACTAACCCCCATGGCGCCTGATCGCAACCCTTTAAAAATGCCTAAGAAAAACAAAGCCAACAGCCTAGGAAAATCCTACTGGCTGTATGGTCACCACACCGTCAAAATGGCTGCAAATAACCCTTTGCGCAAGCTAGAACGTTTGCTAGCTACCCCTTCCGCCTTACAAAACCTCGGCCCTCTCCCGAAGACATGCCCCCCACCCCAAAACATCCAATCAGCTGACTTGTCCGAATTGCTAGCTCCAGGGGCTGTTCACCAAGGTGTGGCCGCCAAGGTACAAGCCCTGAAACCACTATCATTTGATCAACTCTCCTCAACCCTGGGCGATAACAGCCGCTATCCCGTTGTGGTCCTAGATCAAGTCACCGATCCACGCAACGTTGGGGCCATTTTACGATCNACGGCCGCCTTTAGAGGTTCAGCAATTATTATGCAACAACGTCACGCCCCCGAAGAGTCAGGCATAATGGCAAAAGCGGCCTCAGGAGCCCTAGACTTAGTTCCAATTGTACGCGTCCCTAATTTATCAAGAACGCTACAAAAACTTGCATCCCTCGGATATTGGGTGATTGGATTGGATCATGACGGCCAGAGCCCTCTACATTCTAGTCCAGTCAATAAGCCAGTTGCCCTAGTGTTGGGTGGAGAAGGAAAAGGACTCCGGCGACTGACCCGCCAATCCTGCGATGTATTATCAAGAATAGAAATCCAAACTGATATTGGAAGCTTGAATGTTTCTATTTCNGCCGCCATTGCACTTTACGAACTTGATCGAAGGGACTAGTAAAAACCTATCTCTACTGGTAAGGAGAAACAGTTAGGCTGGAGCTAGTTTCA comes from Rhodospirillaceae bacterium and encodes:
- a CDS encoding 23S rRNA (guanosine(2251)-2'-O)-methyltransferase RlmB, which codes for MAPDRNPLKMPKKNKANSLGKSYWLYGHHTVKMAANNPLRKLERLLATPSALQNLGPLPKTCPPPQNIQSADLSELLAPGAVHQGVAAKVQALKPLSFDQLSSTLGDNSRYPVVVLDQVTDPRNVGAILRSTAAFRGSAIIMQQRHAPEESGIMAKAASGALDLVPIVRVPNLSRTLQKLASLGYWVIGLDHDGQSPLHSSPVNKPVALVLGGEGKGLRRLTRQSCDVLSRIEIQTDIGSLNVSISAAIALYELDRRD